The genomic region CGCCGACAAGGCCGCGGAAGAGGCGTACGGCGACGCCGGCGTCGGTCCCGACGATGTCGATTTCGCCGAGGTTCACGACTGTTTCACCATCGCTGAAGTGTTCGCAATCGAATCGCTTGGCTTCTACGAGCGCGGCGAGGGCATCGCCGCGGCCCGTGACGGCGAGACGACCCGCGACGGTGACCGCCCGATAAATCTCTCGGGCGGGCTGAAAGCCAAAGGTCATCCGGTCGGCGCGACTGGTGTTGCCCAGCTGGCGACGGTCACCTGGCTCCTCGACGGGTCGCACCCGCGGGCCGACGCCGTGCCGGACAGCACCGTCGGTGTCGCACACAACGCGGGCGGCACGGTCGCGTCTACGACCGTCCACGTCATGGAGGTGCAAGAATGACAGAATCCGCACAGGACGGCGAGTACGACGCGTGGCTCGACAGCATCGAATCGGACGACGGCTACTACCTCGAATGTTCGAACGGCCACGGCTGGCTCCCGCCCCGGCGGGTGTGCCCGCGCTGTCACGATCAGGACCTCGCGCGTGTCGACCTGCCGGAGTCCGGCGAAATCGCGAGCTACACGACGATTACCGTCCCGACGCCGCAGTTCGAGGACGACGCGCCGTATGTCACCGCTATCGCCGACTTCGGCCCGGTTTCGGTTACAGGACTTGTCCGTGGTGTGGACCCCGACGATGTCGCTATCGGCGATGTGGTCGGCCTCGATGTCGGCGAGCGTGTGACGACCGGCGAGAGAGTCGTCGTGTTCCGGCCGCGCTAACTCAGTTCTCGACCGTTACCGACGTTACTCTATCACGGACTACGTCGACGAACTCACCGGGGTGTTCGACGTGGGGCAGGAGCAGCGAGTCACCGAACACGACGAGCATTGCATCCGCCTGTTCGGCCAGGTCACGGCCCTTCGACAGTGGC from Haloarcula rubripromontorii harbors:
- a CDS encoding Zn-ribbon domain-containing OB-fold protein, with amino-acid sequence MTESAQDGEYDAWLDSIESDDGYYLECSNGHGWLPPRRVCPRCHDQDLARVDLPESGEIASYTTITVPTPQFEDDAPYVTAIADFGPVSVTGLVRGVDPDDVAIGDVVGLDVGERVTTGERVVVFRPR